In Silene latifolia isolate original U9 population chromosome X, ASM4854445v1, whole genome shotgun sequence, the following proteins share a genomic window:
- the LOC141622099 gene encoding uncharacterized protein LOC141622099: MVGERTGGSSGSRRKISAASARSHTRSPTPSSSFSGLFSKLLLVSLVGLSAWAYQAARPPPPKICGSPHAPPVTAPRIKLSNGRHLAYKEHGVPKDSAKFKFVFVHGFDTCRHHAVVANLLSQDIYQSLGIYIVSFDRPGYGESDPDPNRKVKSIALDVEELADQLGLGEKFYVIGFSMGGQCLWSCLKYIPHRLAGATLIAPAVNYWWPSFPSNLSSEAFSKLLTRDIWSLRVAHYLPWLTYWWNTRKFFPPFGAISHIPDVLSRHDKEVLEQFGEREDMTSVRQQGEFESLHRDLIVVFGKWEFDPTELTNPFPNSEGSVHIWQGDEDILVPAILQRYIAEKLPWIHYHEIPGAGHMFPYAKGMSDTIIKAQLSL, from the exons ATGGTGGGAGAGAGAACGGGAGGCAGTAGTGGAAGCAGGAGGAAGATATCAGCAGCATCAGCCAGATCTCACACTCGCAGCCCGACTCCTTCTTCGTCCTTTTCAG GTCTTTTTAGCAAACTTCTTCTAGTTAGCCTAGTTGGTCTGTCGGCATGGGCATATCAAGCTGCTCGCCCGCCGCCTCCCAAAATTTGTGGTTCTCCGCATGCTCCTCCCGTTACTGCACCAAGAATTAAGCTCAGTAATGGAAGGCATTTGGCTTACAAAGAGCATGGCGTCCCCAAAGACAGCGCTAAATTCAAGTTCGTGTTTGTCCATGGCTTTGATACCTGCCGCCATCATGCCGTTGTTGCCAACCTACTATCTCAG GACATTTACCAAAGCTTGGGAATCTATATTGTGTCATTTGATAGGCCTGGGTATGGTGAAAGTGATCCAGATCCAAATCGGAAAGTAAAGAGCATTGCTTTAGATGTAGAAGAGCTAGCTGATCAATTGGGGCTTGGGGAAAAGTTTTATGTGATAGGCTTCTCAATGGGCGGACAGTGTTTATGGAGCTGCCTCAAGTATATTCCACACAG GCTAGCTGGAGCAACATTAATAGCCCCAGCCGTCAACTATTGGTGGCCTAGCTTCCCTTCTAATCTGTCTTCTGAAGCGTTCTCCAAATTGCTTACACGGGATATATGGTCGCTGCGTGTGGCACACTATTTGCCTTGGTTAACTTATTGGTGGAACACTCGAAAGTTTTTCCCTCCTTTTGGTGCAATTTCTCATATCCCTGACGTCTTGTCTCGCCATGACAAAGAAGTTCTTGAACAGTTTGGGGAAAGGGAAGATATG ACTTCAGTGAGACAGCAAGGAGAATTTGAATCCCTCCACCGTGATTTGATTGTGGTCTTTGGCAAATGGGAATTTGATCCAACTGAATTGACGAATCCATTCCCAAACAGCGAAGGCAGTGTTCACATTTGGCAAGGCGATGAAGATATACTTGTACCAGCCATATTACAGCGTTATATAGCTGAAAAGCTCCCATGGATTCATTACCACGAAATACCAGGGGCTGGGCACATGTTCCCATATGCTAAGGGCATGAGTGATACCATCATTAAGGCGCAATTGTCCCTTTAG